The following coding sequences are from one Pirellulales bacterium window:
- a CDS encoding efflux RND transporter periplasmic adaptor subunit translates to MAIVVAALVWMRERDSAHVAAAADVNSVPPRVRLAAGATDTLEIPPQAHTELGIRVAKVEPAPAPDPLVLSGSLLLDSARLVHVHTRFGGEVVEIGACNDAGAERPLRLNDHVRQGQLIAVIWSKEVGEAKSDLVDALSQLALGQAQLARLKKLGGGIVPEKAIQEAERNCEKAVIQVDRIERTLRSWRLTDAEIDSVKQEAQRIRDNAIPDNEEIDRTWAEVDVRAPIDGVILEKNIAVGDIVNTSLDLFQVADLSKLTVMANIYEEDIPAVAALPADQKVWQIALKSEPGSAPIQGRFDVIGNVIDPKQHTGIVMGWVDNSNGRLKVAQFITATIQLPAPAGEVAIPVDAAIDDGAHCRVFVADDSTGHRVTERKVMVARHATNVVYLRNTLTPEEEADGMCRLEPGEMVITEGNVELASALEELRSSAQAESRAVARAP, encoded by the coding sequence GTGGCTATTGTCGTGGCCGCGCTGGTCTGGATGCGTGAGCGCGATTCTGCCCATGTCGCGGCAGCCGCTGACGTCAACTCTGTGCCGCCACGCGTCCGCCTCGCCGCGGGCGCCACTGACACTCTGGAAATCCCACCGCAGGCTCACACCGAACTTGGTATTCGGGTGGCCAAGGTCGAACCGGCGCCGGCCCCTGACCCTTTAGTTCTTTCTGGTTCGCTGCTGCTCGACTCCGCTCGCCTTGTCCATGTTCACACTCGCTTCGGCGGCGAAGTCGTCGAGATTGGCGCATGCAACGACGCTGGCGCCGAGCGCCCGCTGCGACTGAACGACCATGTGCGGCAGGGACAACTTATCGCCGTCATCTGGAGCAAGGAGGTTGGCGAGGCAAAGAGCGATCTGGTCGACGCGCTTTCGCAACTGGCGTTAGGCCAGGCCCAACTTGCCCGACTGAAGAAGCTTGGCGGCGGCATCGTTCCGGAGAAAGCGATTCAAGAGGCGGAGCGCAACTGCGAAAAGGCTGTGATCCAGGTCGATCGCATCGAACGAACTCTCCGTTCCTGGCGGCTCACCGACGCCGAAATCGACAGTGTGAAGCAAGAGGCGCAGCGAATACGCGACAACGCTATTCCAGACAACGAGGAGATCGACCGTACCTGGGCCGAGGTCGATGTCCGGGCGCCGATCGATGGCGTGATTCTCGAAAAGAATATCGCAGTCGGCGACATCGTGAACACGTCGCTCGACCTCTTCCAGGTCGCCGATCTCTCGAAGCTGACCGTGATGGCGAACATCTACGAGGAGGACATTCCGGCTGTTGCCGCGCTTCCCGCCGACCAGAAGGTGTGGCAGATTGCCCTGAAATCGGAACCGGGCAGCGCTCCAATTCAAGGTCGCTTCGACGTCATTGGCAATGTGATCGATCCCAAGCAGCACACGGGCATCGTCATGGGCTGGGTCGACAATTCCAACGGTCGCCTTAAAGTGGCCCAGTTCATCACGGCCACCATCCAGCTTCCGGCGCCGGCCGGCGAGGTCGCCATTCCGGTCGATGCCGCCATCGACGATGGGGCGCACTGCCGGGTCTTTGTCGCGGATGACAGCACGGGGCATCGGGTGACCGAACGCAAGGTCATGGTCGCGCGACATGCGACCAACGTGGTGTATTTGCGCAACACGCTTACGCCCGAGGAAGAAGCGGACGGGATGTGCCGGCTCGAACCAGGCGAGATGGTCATCACCGAGGGCAATGTCGAACTGGCGAGCGCTCTGGAAGAGTTGCGCTCTAGCGCCCAGGCCGAATCGCGCGCCGTCGCGCGCGCCCCGTAG
- a CDS encoding efflux RND transporter permease subunit yields MIRKLIYWATENHLVVLLLAATLIAVGSHAFVSVNVEAYPDPAPAIVEVIAQYPGATAEEVERQVTIPLEIALAGMPGLKYTRSKSLFGLSHLRNQFEYGIDNSRARIEVLNRLHSIDLPDGVRPVLAPTSPTGEIFRYTISSPRNALGRPIYTPNDLKSLEDWVLEKEFRRIPRIIDVVSFGGSQKRYEVQPDPDRLRQYGITLEELQTAIANSNANVSGDYMVRGHTAEAVRGLGLIGGGQDPVLRIPPDSSPTKAAEVLRREENQRLSEIRQIVLAATNNVPIRVRDVVDGGHLGPMESVGAEGVVVSNHTRMGKAMVMRPQKDSQGRPVLDADGRRVWNEDDDTIQGIVLLRKGEQSKPALQDVKQKFEELNDDSGKLLPGVKLDMFYDRTNLINLTTETVHENLVVGMVLVSAVLLIFLNNVRCAMIVAVNIPLALLFAFSVLYFRGMSANLLSLGAVDFGIIVDSSVIMVEAIFRYLRSGTRPDLNLNQRIRLAAGEVERSLLFATIIMVFALLPLFTMKGPEGQIFGPMADTYAFALGGALLLALTLSPVLCGLFFKQIQPGGDNIIVRGLRHFYLWQLEWVLVHRKTTLSVFAVAIVVTGLALPYLGREFMPELEEGNVYMRSTFPVNVSLDEVTDKAQRAMRMLREFPEIDAALAQAGRPDDGTDPTGFYNCEFFLPLKQKHDWPAVRQRRGILAWLWGAKRPRTKAELISEMSDLLNSSIPGVDWNFSQMIRDNVMETLSGVKGENSVKIIGPDLDTLEQLANRMKSSLSQIPGITNVGVFSIKGQTNLEFPIDRQKCALWNVSVADVQGALATAVGGRACTEMVEGERKFDVTLRWPKRLRDSADRILDIPVDVVKNRVTTDDYGSTDGTVSVTGTNITLPSVTGNRRNTTYTNSGAIPRRRLGDLVTPLDAAGVQSDAGSFVRPGVSTIYREQGNRLIAVKFSVRGRDLASAVGEAQAKTAKLIPANYHLEWSGEFQEMQEAVHRLTWAVALSLTLILVLLYLAQRSVLDTLVVFSNVIVMSIGGVWALLLTGHNFNISAGVGFISILGVGIMNGLLLVSSFNHFRHQGQSLDEALRNGVGTRIRPLTMTALTAIFGMLPAAVSTRIGAQTQQPLAIVVIGGMLMTALLNNFIALLYSYYGDRDPIDTGGNLAH; encoded by the coding sequence ATGATTCGCAAGCTGATTTATTGGGCGACCGAGAATCACCTGGTCGTGCTGTTGTTGGCGGCCACGCTCATCGCGGTGGGATCGCACGCTTTTGTAAGTGTTAATGTCGAGGCCTATCCCGACCCGGCTCCCGCGATCGTCGAAGTCATCGCTCAATACCCGGGCGCCACGGCCGAAGAGGTCGAGCGGCAGGTGACGATTCCGCTGGAAATCGCCTTGGCCGGAATGCCCGGTCTGAAATATACGCGCAGCAAGTCGCTGTTTGGCCTTTCTCACCTGCGGAATCAGTTTGAATACGGCATCGACAATTCGCGCGCCCGCATCGAAGTTCTGAATCGTTTGCATAGCATCGACCTGCCTGACGGCGTGCGGCCGGTCCTGGCGCCAACCTCGCCGACTGGCGAGATCTTCCGCTACACCATCAGCAGTCCTCGCAACGCGTTAGGGCGGCCAATCTACACGCCCAACGACCTCAAGAGCCTGGAAGATTGGGTGCTTGAAAAGGAATTTCGCCGCATTCCCCGCATCATCGACGTTGTTAGTTTTGGCGGTTCGCAGAAGCGCTACGAAGTTCAGCCCGATCCCGATCGCCTGCGGCAATACGGCATCACGCTCGAAGAACTGCAGACCGCGATCGCCAACAGCAACGCCAATGTCAGCGGCGACTATATGGTTCGTGGACATACGGCCGAGGCGGTGCGCGGGCTGGGATTAATTGGCGGCGGACAAGACCCCGTGCTGCGGATTCCGCCTGATAGCAGCCCGACCAAGGCCGCGGAAGTGCTGCGCAGGGAAGAAAACCAACGTCTGAGCGAGATTCGCCAGATTGTGCTGGCGGCGACGAACAATGTGCCGATTCGCGTCCGCGACGTCGTCGATGGCGGGCACCTTGGCCCCATGGAATCTGTCGGCGCCGAAGGAGTCGTCGTCAGCAACCACACTCGCATGGGCAAGGCGATGGTCATGCGGCCGCAAAAGGACTCTCAAGGTCGTCCCGTGCTCGACGCGGACGGGCGACGAGTATGGAACGAAGACGACGACACGATTCAAGGCATCGTGCTGCTCCGCAAAGGAGAGCAGTCGAAGCCGGCGCTGCAGGACGTCAAGCAAAAATTCGAGGAATTGAACGATGACTCGGGCAAGCTGCTGCCGGGCGTCAAGCTGGACATGTTCTACGATCGCACCAACTTGATCAATCTGACGACCGAGACGGTCCATGAAAATCTCGTCGTGGGGATGGTCCTCGTCTCGGCGGTGCTGTTGATATTTCTGAACAACGTCCGCTGCGCGATGATCGTGGCGGTGAACATTCCGCTGGCTTTGCTGTTCGCGTTTTCGGTGCTGTACTTTCGCGGCATGTCGGCCAATTTGCTGTCGTTGGGCGCCGTCGACTTCGGCATCATCGTCGATTCGTCGGTCATCATGGTCGAGGCGATCTTCCGTTACTTGCGCAGCGGAACGCGCCCCGATCTCAATCTGAATCAACGCATCCGACTGGCGGCGGGCGAGGTGGAGCGCAGCCTGCTGTTCGCCACCATCATCATGGTCTTCGCCTTGCTGCCGCTGTTCACGATGAAGGGCCCCGAAGGGCAGATCTTTGGCCCCATGGCCGACACCTACGCCTTTGCGCTCGGCGGCGCGCTACTGCTCGCGCTCACACTGTCGCCCGTCTTGTGCGGCCTCTTTTTCAAGCAGATTCAACCCGGCGGCGACAACATTATTGTCCGCGGCCTGCGTCATTTTTACCTCTGGCAACTCGAGTGGGTGCTCGTTCATCGCAAAACCACGCTCTCGGTGTTCGCCGTCGCCATTGTCGTCACGGGGTTGGCGCTACCCTATTTGGGACGCGAGTTCATGCCCGAGCTGGAAGAGGGCAATGTTTATATGCGCAGCACGTTTCCCGTGAATGTGTCGTTGGATGAAGTGACCGACAAGGCGCAGCGGGCGATGCGTATGTTGCGCGAATTCCCGGAAATTGACGCGGCGCTGGCCCAGGCCGGTCGGCCCGACGACGGCACCGATCCCACTGGGTTCTACAACTGCGAGTTCTTTTTGCCGCTCAAGCAGAAGCATGACTGGCCCGCTGTGCGGCAGCGCCGTGGAATCTTGGCCTGGCTGTGGGGCGCGAAGCGTCCGCGCACGAAGGCGGAGTTGATCTCGGAGATGAGCGACCTGCTCAACTCCTCGATTCCGGGAGTTGATTGGAATTTTTCGCAGATGATTCGCGACAACGTGATGGAGACGCTGTCCGGCGTCAAAGGCGAAAACTCGGTGAAGATCATCGGGCCCGATCTCGACACGCTCGAACAACTGGCGAATCGCATGAAGTCGTCGCTCTCTCAGATTCCCGGCATCACCAACGTTGGCGTCTTCAGCATCAAGGGGCAAACCAACCTCGAGTTTCCCATCGATCGGCAAAAATGCGCGTTGTGGAACGTTAGCGTGGCCGATGTGCAAGGCGCCTTGGCCACCGCCGTGGGGGGCCGCGCCTGCACCGAGATGGTCGAAGGTGAACGCAAGTTCGATGTCACCTTGCGGTGGCCCAAGCGGCTGCGCGACAGCGCCGACCGTATCCTCGATATCCCTGTCGATGTCGTCAAAAATCGCGTCACCACCGATGATTACGGCTCCACCGATGGCACGGTCAGCGTCACCGGAACGAACATCACCCTCCCTAGCGTGACGGGAAACCGCCGCAACACAACCTACACCAACTCGGGCGCCATTCCGCGCCGTCGCCTCGGCGACCTCGTCACGCCGCTCGACGCCGCAGGCGTGCAGAGCGATGCCGGCAGCTTTGTGCGGCCGGGCGTATCGACGATCTATCGCGAACAGGGAAATCGGCTGATCGCCGTGAAGTTCAGCGTGCGTGGCCGCGATCTGGCCAGCGCCGTTGGCGAGGCACAGGCAAAGACCGCAAAGCTAATTCCCGCCAACTATCACCTGGAATGGAGCGGCGAGTTTCAGGAGATGCAGGAGGCAGTTCATCGTCTCACCTGGGCCGTGGCGTTGTCCTTGACCTTGATCCTGGTGCTGCTCTATTTGGCACAACGGTCCGTACTTGACACGCTCGTTGTCTTCTCGAACGTCATCGTCATGTCGATTGGCGGCGTATGGGCCCTATTGCTCACGGGCCACAACTTCAATATCTCGGCCGGCGTGGGTTTCATCTCGATCTTGGGAGTCGGCATCATGAACGGGCTGTTGCTCGTCTCCAGTTTCAATCACTTCCGCCATCAGGGTCAATCGCTCGATGAGGCCCTGCGCAACGGAGTTGGCACGCGCATCCGTCCGTTGACGATGACTGCCCTGACGGCAATTTTTGGCATGTTGCCAGCCGCCGTTTCGACCCGGATCGGCGCACAGACCCAGCAACCGCTGGCGATCGTTGTCATCGGCGGCATGTTGATGACCGCGCTCTTGAACAACTTCATCGCGCTGCTTTACAGCTACTACGGTGACCGCGATCCGATCGACACCGGCGGCAATCTCGCTCACTAA
- the lanM gene encoding type 2 lantipeptide synthetase LanM: MTATAVHSQTESTLRITPVDRNRCLSAPTVDEAAWGPAAGFLRLVEPWIDDARRRLLSAIKSLYRAGLPYHASELEAMLYQKLAGQLIHQIGRTAVLELHVARLQGTLAGDTPEDRFRSFVRRLGEPEFASELLSEYPVLARLARQTIDQWRAASAEFAGHLARDWSRLANCFFASRRPTRLASIEGGAGDPHRGGRSVMILAFSDGQRLVYKPRSLAAEARFQRLLIWLNARGATPAFRPLRVVDQRDHGWVEFVPAKSCDSIDEARRFYQRQGGYLAILRMLAATDLHFENLIACGEHPLFVDLEALFHQQLPQPPKCPAATALNQSVIPLRMLPQLAFVEGMGEPIDFSGLGAVAGQETPFVTSAWEHAGADQMQATQVAVAVPEGLHRPRLHGEALALADFEDDLVAGFESTYRLLAARRDELLAADGPIAAFGDAEVRFIARPTQVYGILLEQGLHPDRLRDGAERESLLSLLDARARQFPCLARLVEHERDDLNRSDVPVFTSRPASRDLCVSSGEVITNFFVRPMLEQVRNVIATFEEADLAQQLWLIRASLALARRTVKSASASWIAGDPLTEARRIGDRLADLACVRDEEAGWLGLVERPRWWSIGPLGGDVATGATGIALFLAHLGRVTGVKRYSELARRGIKGVLLRLSDDEELRKAQASLPEMGQLPRALYHLAQLWNDSALAVVTWALELAIAQDCGLHTGDLTGNCSAATGMAILRDACEAQPRSLDLPTGVDMPGAREGLAGRGMELLAKLG; this comes from the coding sequence ATGACCGCGACCGCCGTTCACTCGCAAACCGAATCGACCTTGCGAATCACCCCGGTCGATCGCAATCGCTGCTTATCGGCGCCCACGGTCGACGAGGCGGCCTGGGGTCCGGCCGCTGGATTCCTGCGATTGGTCGAACCGTGGATCGACGACGCGCGACGCCGGTTGTTGAGCGCGATCAAGTCGCTCTATCGCGCAGGGCTGCCATATCACGCCAGCGAGTTGGAGGCGATGTTGTATCAAAAGCTGGCGGGGCAACTGATTCATCAAATCGGCCGCACTGCGGTGCTGGAACTGCATGTGGCGCGATTGCAAGGGACACTTGCGGGCGACACGCCCGAAGACCGGTTTCGCTCGTTCGTCCGGCGACTGGGCGAACCAGAGTTCGCGTCGGAGCTATTGAGCGAATACCCAGTGCTGGCGCGGCTCGCGCGGCAGACGATCGACCAGTGGCGTGCGGCGTCGGCCGAGTTCGCCGGCCACTTGGCGCGCGACTGGTCGCGACTGGCGAATTGCTTCTTTGCCTCACGACGCCCCACGCGCCTGGCTTCGATCGAGGGGGGCGCCGGCGATCCGCATCGCGGTGGACGTTCGGTCATGATTCTCGCGTTTTCCGATGGCCAACGCCTAGTCTATAAGCCGCGTTCGCTGGCCGCCGAGGCGCGATTTCAACGGTTGTTGATCTGGCTCAATGCCCGCGGCGCGACGCCCGCGTTTCGCCCGTTGCGGGTGGTCGATCAGCGCGATCACGGCTGGGTGGAGTTTGTGCCGGCCAAGTCGTGCGACTCGATCGACGAAGCACGCCGCTTTTATCAGCGGCAAGGGGGATACTTGGCGATCCTGCGGATGCTGGCCGCCACCGACCTGCACTTCGAAAACCTAATTGCCTGCGGCGAGCATCCGCTGTTCGTCGACTTGGAGGCGCTGTTTCATCAACAACTTCCGCAGCCGCCAAAATGCCCGGCCGCGACCGCGCTCAATCAGTCGGTGATCCCACTGCGGATGTTGCCGCAACTGGCGTTTGTCGAAGGGATGGGGGAGCCGATCGATTTCAGCGGCTTGGGAGCGGTTGCCGGACAGGAGACGCCATTTGTGACCTCCGCTTGGGAACATGCCGGCGCCGATCAGATGCAAGCCACGCAGGTGGCGGTGGCCGTGCCCGAGGGATTGCATCGTCCGCGCCTCCATGGCGAAGCGCTGGCGCTGGCCGATTTTGAAGACGATCTCGTGGCGGGTTTCGAATCGACTTATCGCTTGCTGGCGGCGCGCCGCGACGAGCTATTGGCCGCCGATGGCCCGATTGCCGCGTTTGGCGACGCCGAGGTGCGGTTCATCGCCCGGCCAACACAGGTGTATGGCATCTTGCTCGAGCAAGGTTTGCATCCCGATCGGCTGCGCGACGGCGCCGAGCGTGAGTCGCTGCTGTCGCTGCTCGACGCGCGGGCGCGGCAATTTCCCTGCCTGGCACGGCTGGTCGAGCATGAACGCGACGATCTGAATCGCAGCGATGTGCCGGTATTCACGAGCCGCCCCGCCAGTCGCGATCTCTGCGTTAGCTCGGGCGAGGTGATCACCAATTTCTTTGTTCGGCCGATGCTGGAACAAGTCCGCAATGTCATTGCGACGTTCGAAGAGGCCGACTTGGCCCAACAGTTGTGGTTGATTCGCGCTTCGCTAGCGCTGGCGCGTCGCACAGTGAAATCGGCAAGCGCTTCATGGATCGCTGGCGATCCGCTGACCGAGGCGCGACGCATTGGCGATCGACTGGCCGACTTGGCATGTGTGCGCGACGAGGAGGCAGGCTGGTTGGGATTGGTCGAGCGGCCCCGCTGGTGGTCAATTGGTCCCTTGGGGGGCGATGTGGCGACCGGCGCGACTGGCATTGCCCTGTTTCTGGCCCACTTGGGGAGAGTCACTGGAGTTAAGCGATACTCCGAGTTGGCGCGGCGCGGCATCAAAGGTGTGCTCTTGCGTCTGTCAGACGACGAAGAACTGCGCAAAGCGCAAGCGAGCCTGCCGGAAATGGGACAGCTTCCGCGCGCCCTCTATCATTTGGCGCAACTGTGGAACGACTCGGCGCTGGCCGTCGTGACCTGGGCGCTAGAACTGGCTATTGCGCAAGACTGCGGCCTCCATACGGGCGATTTGACGGGCAACTGCTCCGCCGCCACCGGCATGGCGATATTGCGAGACGCCTGCGAAGCCCAGCCGCGCAGTTTAGACCTGCCGACCGGGGTCGACATGCCAGGGGCTCGCGAAGGCTTGGCCGGCCGCGGCATGGAACTACTGGCCAAGCTTGGTTGA
- a CDS encoding mersacidin/lichenicidin family type 2 lantibiotic, producing the protein MSRLDILRAWKDAAYRNSLSAAERAQLPASPAGAVELTAAEAATIDGKLSVAICSGCHGCTKSFNSFMTRINPAPLYRF; encoded by the coding sequence ATGTCCCGTCTCGACATCCTCCGCGCTTGGAAAGATGCCGCCTACCGCAACAGCCTGAGCGCCGCCGAGCGTGCTCAACTGCCGGCGAGCCCGGCGGGCGCCGTGGAACTGACCGCCGCCGAAGCGGCGACGATCGACGGCAAGCTGTCGGTCGCGATTTGCAGCGGTTGCCACGGCTGTACCAAGTCGTTCAACAGCTTCATGACGCGAATCAACCCGGCCCCCTTGTACCGCTTCTAG
- a CDS encoding DUF692 domain-containing protein: MTPATGYALRDANRPYTDDWAWNAVEVDFQQANHPLRTGPFLEGLSFDYVSVHALELSVSSPDPPEARYLDALVEVAHENGAVAITDHLGFNHGRRGEAGAGHVMTPPLTRAALDATCRNIERIQRQFAPFGFYVENLAHFFLLAGEMDEASFFDRMLRRTGCGLLLDITNAYANQVNFGADARDFIAAALAGAARVQMHLAGGFFHTERGRYIDSHSEPIPEEVWELYRLALDIAGDKVDAVFIERDWNFPAEAGWRSEAHKARAIAEAASRGSLAGAPSCR, translated from the coding sequence ATGACGCCTGCCACCGGATACGCTTTGCGAGACGCCAATCGACCCTATACCGACGATTGGGCATGGAACGCCGTCGAGGTCGATTTTCAACAGGCCAATCATCCGCTCCGGACCGGACCGTTTCTGGAAGGGCTGTCGTTCGACTATGTGAGCGTGCATGCGCTGGAGCTTTCGGTCTCCAGCCCCGACCCGCCCGAGGCGCGCTATCTCGACGCGCTAGTCGAGGTGGCCCACGAGAACGGCGCGGTCGCGATTACCGATCACCTGGGGTTCAACCACGGCCGGCGCGGCGAGGCCGGCGCGGGACACGTAATGACGCCTCCCTTGACCCGCGCTGCGCTCGACGCCACCTGCCGCAATATCGAGCGCATTCAGCGACAATTTGCGCCGTTTGGTTTTTACGTCGAGAACCTGGCGCATTTCTTTTTGCTCGCAGGGGAGATGGACGAGGCGAGCTTTTTTGATCGCATGTTGCGGCGCACCGGTTGCGGCCTGCTGCTCGACATCACAAACGCCTACGCCAATCAAGTGAACTTTGGCGCCGACGCCCGCGACTTTATCGCGGCGGCGCTGGCCGGCGCCGCACGGGTGCAGATGCACTTGGCCGGCGGTTTCTTTCATACGGAGCGGGGCCGCTACATCGACAGCCATTCGGAGCCGATCCCCGAAGAAGTTTGGGAGCTATATCGGCTGGCGCTCGACATCGCTGGCGACAAGGTCGACGCGGTGTTCATCGAGCGCGACTGGAACTTTCCGGCCGAGGCGGGCTGGCGTAGCGAGGCGCATAAAGCCCGCGCCATCGCCGAAGCGGCTAGCCGCGGTTCGCTCGCGGGGGCGCCGTCATGTCGCTAG